One window of Felis catus isolate Fca126 chromosome D4, F.catus_Fca126_mat1.0, whole genome shotgun sequence genomic DNA carries:
- the LOC101080583 gene encoding olfactory receptor 13F1, translating to MFQGNLTSVTVFFLLGFSHYPKVEVIVFVLCLLMYLITLLGNIILISITILDSHLHKPMYFFLSNLSFLDIWYTSSAFTPMLTNFVTGENTISFVGCVAQMYFSLAMGATECVLLSLMAYDRYVAICNPLRYPIIMNRKVCLQIAAGSWLTGYLTTLVETIFVLQLSLCGHNTINHFACEILAVLKLVCVDTSMVELLMLVITTLILPMPVLLICISYAFILSNILRIRSVGGRSKAFSTCAAHLTVVVLFFGTALSMYLKPSAVDSQEIDKFIALVYGGLTPMLNPIIYSLRNKEVKAAMKRLLIRNPFGTVLISVLNNIRASTLI from the coding sequence atgtttcagGGAAATTTGACATCTGTAACAGTTTTTTTCCTCCTGGGATTTTCCCACTACCCCAAAGTTGAGGTCATTGTATTTGTGCTGTGCTTGCTGATGTACCTGATCACCCTGCTGGGTAATATCATTCTGATCTCCATCACCATCCTGGATTCCCACCTACACAaacccatgtacttcttcctcagcAACCTCTCCTTTTTAGACATCTGGTACACTTCTTCTGCTTTTACTCCAATGCTGACAAACTTTGTTACAGGGGAAAACACTATCTCATTCGTAGGGTGTGTTGCTCAGATGTACTTCTCTCTAGCTATGGGTGCCACTGAGTGTGTGCTCTTGTCCTTGATGGCATATGACCGATATGTGGCCATCTGCAACCCCCTGAGATACCCCATCATAATGAACAGGAAGGTTTGTTTGCAGATTGCAGCTGGTTCCTGGTTGACAGGCTACCTCACCACCCTGGTGGAAACAATATTTGTGCTGCAGCTCTCTCTGTGTGGTCATAACACCATCAATCATTTTGCTTGTGAAATTCTGGCTGTCTTGAAACTGGTTTGTGTGGACACCTCCATGGTGGAATTACTCATGCTGGTGATCACCACACTTATCCTTCCCATGCCAGTGCTTCTAATTTGTATATCTTATGCATTCATTCTCTCCAACATCCTAAGAATTCGTTCAGTGGGTGGTCGAAGCAAAGCCTTTTCAACATGTGCAGCCCACCTAACTGTGGTGGTTTTGTTCTTTGGGACAGCTCTCTCCATGTACCTAAAGCCCTCAGCTGTGGATTCACAGGAAATAGATAAATTTATAGCTTTGGTATATGGCGGATTAACCCCCATGTTGAATCCTATCATCTATAGTCTACGGAACAAAGAGGTGAAAGCAGCTATGAAAAGGTTGCTGATTAGAAATCCTTTTGGTACTGTGTTAATTTCTGTCCTCAATAATATCAGAGCAAGCACACTCATCTGA